From a region of the Aeoliella mucimassa genome:
- a CDS encoding Glu/Leu/Phe/Val family dehydrogenase produces the protein MEAFEAVQHYFNMAADELELEDDLRPLLALPEREITVQIPVQMDDDRLVSLIGYRVQHNRARGPMKGGLRYHHEVDLDETRSLASLMTWKTAVVNIPFGGAKGGVAVDSRAISKREKERITRKFVDEVHELIGPDKDIPAPDMGTDHEVMAWFVNQYNKYAGFNPAVVTGKPVEHYGIPGREEATGRGVGILTIKALGRIGRKPAKSTIAIQGFGNVGSHAAKFLSEAECKVVAISDLSGGYYNPNGIDILQAARYSREHGFSLAGYPEAETVTNHQLLELDVTVLIPAALGGVITCENVDRIKAKLIVEAANSPVRPDADKVLTERGIPILPDILANAGGVTVSYFEWAQNRQFYQWNLNRVRGELDHMLSTAFEQVWDLAVERHVSLRTAAFMVGIDRVARAMRLAGQA, from the coding sequence ATGGAAGCTTTCGAGGCTGTTCAACACTACTTTAACATGGCTGCCGACGAACTCGAGCTGGAGGACGATCTGCGTCCCCTGCTGGCGCTGCCCGAGCGCGAGATCACCGTGCAGATCCCGGTTCAAATGGACGACGACCGACTCGTGTCGCTCATCGGCTACCGGGTGCAGCACAACCGCGCCCGCGGGCCCATGAAGGGGGGACTGCGGTACCACCACGAGGTCGATCTCGACGAAACCCGCAGCCTGGCCTCGCTGATGACCTGGAAAACCGCGGTAGTCAACATACCGTTCGGCGGAGCCAAAGGGGGCGTGGCCGTCGACAGTCGTGCGATCAGCAAACGCGAGAAGGAGCGTATCACGCGCAAATTCGTGGATGAGGTGCACGAGCTGATTGGCCCCGACAAGGACATTCCGGCTCCCGACATGGGAACCGACCACGAAGTGATGGCCTGGTTCGTCAACCAATACAACAAGTACGCGGGTTTCAACCCGGCCGTGGTCACTGGCAAGCCGGTAGAGCACTATGGCATTCCAGGCCGCGAAGAAGCCACCGGCCGTGGAGTCGGCATTCTCACCATCAAGGCGCTTGGCCGCATCGGTCGTAAGCCAGCCAAGTCGACGATCGCCATCCAGGGCTTCGGCAACGTTGGCTCGCACGCGGCCAAGTTTTTGAGCGAAGCGGAGTGCAAAGTGGTCGCCATCAGCGACTTGTCGGGCGGGTACTACAACCCCAACGGTATCGACATCCTGCAGGCAGCCCGCTACTCGCGCGAACATGGCTTCTCGCTGGCTGGGTACCCCGAGGCCGAGACGGTTACCAACCACCAACTGCTGGAACTCGACGTCACGGTGCTTATTCCCGCCGCCTTGGGTGGGGTGATCACTTGCGAAAACGTCGATCGCATCAAGGCCAAGCTCATTGTCGAAGCGGCTAACTCTCCGGTTCGCCCCGACGCCGACAAAGTGCTGACCGAGCGCGGCATCCCGATCCTGCCCGACATCCTGGCCAACGCCGGCGGTGTGACCGTGAGTTACTTCGAGTGGGCGCAGAACCGGCAATTCTACCAATGGAACCTGAACCGCGTTCGCGGCGAACTCGACCACATGCTCTCCACCGCCTTCGAGCAGGTGTGGGACCTGGCGGTCGAACGTCATGTGTCGCTCCGCACCGCAGCATTCATGGTGGGCATCGACCGGGTGGCCCGCGCCATGCGTCTGGCTGGTCAGGCGTAG
- the aroF gene encoding 3-deoxy-7-phosphoheptulonate synthase, with protein sequence MIIVMRRNATEEEIQHMIAEVENAGLKPTTLRGTERTVIAAIGDERKAGDLRKLESAPGVDNVMPVLAPYKLASIESHPERSVITAGSFTIGGKHIGMMAGPCSVESEEQIVATAKAVKAAGATALRGGAFKPRTSPYSFQGLKEEGLKMLAAAREETGLAVVTEVVASEDVDLVSEYAEVLQIGARNMQNYRLLEACGRSHRAVLLKRGPSATVDELLLAAEYILDGGNPNVMLCERGIRTFEAHTRFTLPLATVAWLQARTHLPVVIDPSHGTGHTTLVPSMAKAAIAAGADGIIVEVHPDPEHAKSDGFQTLDCEAFAQMMADCRRVAEAVDRTM encoded by the coding sequence ATGATCATCGTAATGCGGCGTAATGCCACCGAAGAGGAGATCCAGCACATGATTGCCGAAGTCGAAAACGCCGGGCTGAAGCCTACTACCCTCCGGGGCACCGAACGCACGGTGATCGCCGCGATTGGCGACGAACGCAAAGCGGGCGACCTGCGAAAGCTCGAGAGCGCGCCGGGCGTCGACAACGTGATGCCGGTGCTGGCTCCCTACAAGCTGGCGAGCATCGAGTCGCACCCCGAGCGTTCGGTGATCACCGCCGGATCGTTCACCATCGGCGGCAAACACATCGGCATGATGGCTGGGCCCTGCTCGGTGGAAAGCGAAGAGCAAATCGTCGCCACGGCCAAGGCGGTGAAAGCGGCCGGTGCCACGGCCCTGCGCGGCGGAGCCTTCAAGCCCCGCACGAGCCCCTATAGCTTCCAGGGTCTGAAGGAAGAGGGGCTGAAGATGCTGGCGGCCGCTCGCGAAGAAACCGGCCTGGCAGTGGTGACCGAAGTGGTCGCCTCGGAGGATGTCGACCTGGTAAGCGAATACGCCGAAGTGCTGCAGATTGGTGCCCGCAACATGCAGAACTACCGCTTGCTCGAAGCGTGTGGTCGCAGTCATCGCGCGGTGCTGCTCAAGCGTGGTCCGAGCGCGACCGTCGACGAACTGCTGCTGGCGGCCGAATACATTCTCGACGGTGGCAACCCGAACGTCATGCTGTGCGAGCGTGGCATTCGCACCTTCGAAGCCCACACGCGATTCACCTTGCCGCTGGCTACGGTCGCCTGGTTGCAGGCCCGCACTCACTTGCCAGTGGTGATCGATCCCAGCCATGGCACTGGGCATACCACGCTGGTTCCGTCGATGGCCAAGGCGGCGATCGCTGCCGGGGCCGATGGCATTATCGTGGAAGTGCACCCCGATCCCGAACACGCGAAGAGCGATGGATTCCAAACGCTCGACTGCGAAGCGTTCGCCCAGATGATGGCCGATTGCCGCCGAGTGGCCGAAGCCGTGGATCGCACGATGTAG
- a CDS encoding c-type cytochrome → MFWRSSKSRLLAGFGLLASLALVAGCETSAPEFQPNGMAAADARLILEHQQQIAAVMLDLFGTPDDPQVPDGVELDLELLTMASGAAGYEGHIEDDDHLQRGLYRQHCATCHGVTGRGRGPAAGMMVPAPRDFTAGLFKWKSTYLKAKPTDDDLRDVLIRGIPGTAMPSFALLEDEKDQEEEDKRLDALVEYTKYLAIRGAFEQQLIATVGEQLDADFVEGTTDEPFDPATDEADQQIVDQLLTQIAADWRDAESQVVVPDPALMPGAERSEQAIADSIAAGQELYKSLRTKCTDCHGPAGKGMELKEMDVWNQQLADYQKETGVLEESIEFRQAQRHQSEAELVADRQLLVRRKRAADRQLYARKATAHDLTTGVFRGGSEPIDLFHRIHQGIAGTPMPGQGSPRPGVDGALSEQEIWQLVDYIQSISK, encoded by the coding sequence ATGTTTTGGCGGTCTTCGAAAAGTCGACTTCTGGCTGGTTTTGGGCTCCTGGCGTCCCTTGCGCTGGTCGCAGGGTGCGAAACCTCCGCGCCCGAGTTCCAACCCAACGGCATGGCCGCCGCCGACGCTCGGCTGATTCTTGAGCACCAGCAGCAGATCGCTGCGGTGATGCTCGACCTGTTCGGCACGCCCGACGATCCCCAGGTGCCCGACGGGGTAGAGCTCGATCTCGAGTTGCTCACCATGGCCTCTGGCGCGGCTGGCTACGAGGGACACATCGAGGACGACGATCACCTGCAGCGTGGGCTGTATCGTCAGCATTGTGCGACCTGCCATGGCGTGACCGGGCGGGGCCGTGGGCCGGCGGCCGGCATGATGGTACCCGCTCCGCGTGACTTCACCGCGGGACTGTTCAAGTGGAAATCGACCTACCTGAAGGCGAAGCCGACCGACGATGACCTGCGAGACGTATTAATCCGCGGGATTCCCGGCACCGCGATGCCATCGTTCGCGTTACTCGAAGACGAGAAGGATCAGGAGGAAGAAGATAAACGACTCGACGCGCTGGTGGAGTACACCAAGTACCTGGCCATCCGCGGGGCGTTCGAGCAGCAGTTGATCGCGACTGTCGGAGAGCAGCTTGATGCCGACTTTGTGGAAGGGACCACCGACGAGCCGTTCGATCCCGCGACCGACGAGGCCGACCAACAGATCGTCGACCAGTTGCTCACGCAGATCGCTGCCGATTGGCGCGACGCCGAAAGCCAAGTGGTGGTGCCCGATCCCGCGCTGATGCCGGGTGCCGAACGCAGCGAGCAAGCGATTGCCGACTCGATCGCGGCCGGACAGGAGCTGTATAAGTCGCTTCGCACGAAGTGCACCGATTGCCATGGCCCCGCCGGCAAAGGGATGGAGCTGAAGGAAATGGACGTCTGGAACCAGCAGCTCGCCGACTATCAAAAGGAGACCGGCGTACTGGAGGAATCGATCGAGTTCCGCCAGGCCCAGCGGCATCAATCCGAAGCGGAACTCGTAGCAGATCGCCAGTTGCTAGTGCGTCGCAAGCGGGCGGCCGATCGTCAGCTCTACGCCCGCAAGGCAACCGCCCACGATCTAACGACCGGCGTGTTCCGCGGCGGCAGTGAGCCGATCGATTTGTTTCACCGCATCCACCAAGGGATCGCAGGCACGCCGATGCCGGGCCAGGGATCTCCCCGCCCCGGCGTGGACGGGGCTCTCAGCGAGCAGGAAATCTGGCAACTAGTCGACTACATTCAGTCGATTTCCAAATAG